TAGACATCGGTTGAGCATGCTGATTTGATGGACTGTCTGTGGTTCAGTAAGCATGGGGTCTCTTGCTCAGTTGCAGTTCTTGGAGATGAAATCATATGTGCTGCATAGTGCCATTCCAACATTTCTTTCAGCACAGTGTAATAATTAGGTTTCTTTGGTTATAAACTGGCTCTTTCTTCTCCCCTTTGcccttttatttcttttcttttaggtAAAGAAGTCCAAGAAGAAGGCCAAACAGACTGTAAAGGAGACAAAGACAGTGACTGCAGATGGCAAAGAACCAGAAGAAGGTAAAATATTATGACTCACACTATAATTGAGTTTTTTAGGTCAAAGTCGTGTCTGGGAACGGAGtcctgttttcattcatttttatttattgtgccAACATTTTCAGTAACCACATCATTGCTTTTACTTAACTCTGTAATGAATTTGAATGCGACCTGGGTTAAAGACTTGCTTTATACCTGACTTATTGCGTTAAGAATGGGGCCAGTCTcagcctctttttttcccaGCTAAATCTATTGAGTTTGTATTTGAACAGTTTCTGCATCCATTCCTTCATCCCCCTGCCTAATCCATACTATATTTCCCCACTAATCCCATAATGAACCTTTGTGGTATTTTGCAACTAATTCCACACCGCACTCAATGTTACTTTTCAGGCACATGGGAGACCAAGGTCAGCAACAAGGAGAAGCGTGAGCAACGCAAGAAGGACAAGAGTTCCAGTGATGGCTCTGCCAGTCCGGGAGGAGGGAACACACCTGTGAGCGCTCCCCCAGAGCAGCCTAAGGCCTCTGCAGCCCCCCCACCTGCCagccagaagaagaaaaaaggtggCTCTTAACTCttaaaatgtgtatatttgaaTTTAGGTTGTGATTTCCTTCTTTTGCTTTAAAATTGTGAGGAGGGAATGAGTTTGCAAGGGTTTTGTGTTTCTTGagtgtgtacatgcacacaaagggCAGACCCTCAAGACCATCTTGGATAAACAGCCTAATTTGGCATCTAGAGAGAGATCTGTCTATCTCTGCCTGTTGTTTCTGCATaggctgtttttgtgtttggttgGTCTCTTGTTGACAAGACAGACTATAAATACAAGCATTAGGGGACTTTCATAGAGTCTCAAGTGAGTTTTCCctgaagtgtttgtgtgaatgtgcttCACAAACAGGTTGATATGGAAGGTGCATTTGGCATATATTGACCTTTttcaatccttttttttttttctcaggagaaTCCACTAAAGCAAAGGCAGAGAAGGTTGAGGCTGTTGTAGCTCAAGGTACTTATCAACAGAAAAAGCTCCACACATTGCTTGACACCCGAAGCACTGATCTCTCATCTTTGGTCTGTTCAGTTAATCATAAGTTCACATGCTGCTCTGGGAACTCCAGTATTAGATGTGTTGCTAACCTGATCTGTGTTTATTCTGGCTGAGTATCAAATGTTTCTGCTTTGGTGTTAGTTAACAGCAGCGAGGCGGCACCAGTGGCCGCTGGTGTGACTGACATGGCGGTTAAGGTTCCTTCTCTCACTGCCGCTCCAAAGACGGGCCCCTGGACCACCAGTAGAGAACCAGCGTCACTGTGGAGGGCGGAGATCGATGGTAAAAATATTACAACTCTGCTGCTTAACTGCTTGGTTGTTGCAttagtgttattattttatgaagCAATTAGTAATGCCTGCTAACCTCTATCtcagcagctgttttaaaaACTATATTAGTGTGGCACTAATTGGATTCACTGAAAGCGATGGTAATAAACTGATCAAGACTTGGACAGATGTGACTAATCCACTTTAAATATTGTCTCTTTGGGACTGTTGTTATAAAATCCTTATAAACCTCCTAGAAACATATATTTGAAACATATCTATAGTTATTAGTTGATGTGTagttaaatagaaaaacaaaaaaatagcaTTTTTACCATAAATCACATTGGTGTTCGACCAAAACCCTGAGTTTAAGTATCTGGAGTCTTGGAAGAGAAAACATAGGAATGGTGCATCCATAGAGTTTAGAGTTTGTctaattatgttttttagaagagtaaaataagttttttaCTAGTTCAAACTGGCTTTTGAAAAATCtagctcctctcctctgttctcatTCACCACTTCTCAGTAAAAATTTAGCAACGTAGAAGAACTGGCTTTTTAAAATTGGTTTATTTCTAAATGTGAACAACGTTATATTGAGTAAATCACTGAgattcatttattcatattttctttgatCATGGTTAGTCAGTCTGCCCCTTACTGACACTGAGCAAAGTTTAGACAACCCTTAACAGTGATCATTCtgttattttgaaagtttgatgaAATGAGGCTGTGTTTGCTTAAGTCTcttatttaatttagtttttattagaTGAACCTAACCTGAAGTTAAAGTTCTTCCAGGCAAGAATTTGCAGTGTTAGATTAGAGCTACAGAAAGTCTACTCAAGTTGAACATGAACAAGTCAGAAACTGCTTGGATTTTCTCAGCTCCTACCGTGACTAACAAAAGGCcaatcagatttgattgacatcGTGTCAAAAGCTAGAAAATTACATGTCTGGTTGGAGGGGAAAAGataattatcctttaaataagGAGCTAAAAATAACACTAGTCTGAACAATTAGGGAACGGATGTTTTTAGCGATACAAAACCTAATCAGTCCTCATCAACACACTTCACTGATTGATAATTGCTTTATTTATGTCGATCACTAGTTAATTGTGTTGTACGGTGATGTCTCAGCGTCTGTGGAATGTGTTTGTTGTAGAGTCGTGGACCGTGATTGACAGGGGGATGCAGACAACAGATCTGAATCTGGTGTCTTTCACCAAACTGGGAGTCGGTAAGTATTCAGTAAATGGATTTAATGATTGAAGTTTAACATGACTTCCTGTGCAGCAAGTTGAGTTACTGTCCCTCATGTCTCTAGAGCCCAAGCCTGTGGGTGACCTGCCCTGGCTCAGTCAGCCCAGAGTGGATGATGAGTGGTCTGGACTCAGTAAGGATGATATATTAACTTTCATCTGTCCACTTAATCTAACCTTTTACTTAACCTTGTAGCCACAGCGATCCTTCTTTGCTCTAATCGTTTTCTGGCTCCGACGCGTCGTGTTTTTCAGACGGTGGTTCAGTCGACCCCAGCTCTGACTGGAACGCCCCCTCTGAAGCCTGGGGCAACTATGAAGAGCCCACCCCGGTGCCCGCTCACGCTCAGGAGCAGCCTCTCCCTGAGCCCGCTAAGGTTAATCTGCTGAGTGCCGCTGCTGTAAGTACACACAGGCTTGTGTGAAAACTGAGCATTATGGGAGGTAACTagaactttaaaaaacaacaatccaGTAATAGATAActcctttgggctcaggcctcAGGACAGCTGTCCTGGTTCTTCTCCTTACTGTTCGCTCTGCAGCTCATAGAAGTGACTCAACACTTTAgattgaacacacacatgttgtgaTGTTCTTTTATTTCAGAATATTACAACCCCTGCACAACCACagtacacccacacacacgttTATTAATTCTCAGGAGTTTGTGGGTGTTGACAGACCAGACTTAAACGCTTTTCATGGCagatatttttgcatgaaaatatAGCTGCAAAATACTAACATAATTTAGATATAGTGGGCTTGTATTGCTGTTTGCCACTGTGTCTTTTTTGATATGACCACCAGATGGCGTCAAAGTAAGAGCTTTTAAATACTACACATAGGAGCTATAAATATGCTGCACAACCCAACTCTCCCTTTATCCCTTCTGAAGCTTAGTTTCCAGAGTTCTTGGTCAGAGTTAAGGGTTATTACTGGAAATGATGAAATTTGACATAATGTCtactctgtcttttttttttgagtctgttcctgttttgtctctgagtcatgtttttatctgtttctcaggacgatgatgaggatgagaagGACAAGGGAGAGCCTGCCGCTGATGGAGCAGCTAAaactaaaaagaagaaaaagaagaagaagaaggctgcTGAGGAGGGAGGAGCAGGACAGGTAACTGCTAGTCAGAATACACAGAACCACACACAGAGTGTAGAAATGGAAGCAATTAATTTGCTAATCACACTCTTTATATGGTTAAATGGCAGTTTGTACTTTTATATATTACAGGATGCATCTAACTTGTATAATCCAATAATGACATGTTGTTGCTAAATGCTGACTAACGTCTATGAAAGACGTTCCATTTTTCTGGTAGATGTTTGACATTCCGGAAGCTTATTGATTGAAGTTCACCTAATTCACATTTCTAAAGTTTACCATGAATTGTCTTGTCAGCCTGATGTAAACTCAGCTTGTGTCCTTGTTTCCTGTGCAGGGTGAGGTGCCAGAGAAGGAGGCGGCACCTGCAGCCCCGGTGAAGAAGCAGCCAGCACCTGTTCAGGAGAACACTGCTGCCGTCCAGCCTGTCAAAGCAGCTGCTGTTGAGGTCAGTGAAGGGATGCCACGGTGAGGAAGATTTCCCACCGGTTCACTCGTGACaactagtggtgtaacagaACGTAGTtgatccgtacggatcgccccccacAGTTCAGCACGCATGTGAACCACGGATTaactgcaaaatttaatgtctcattcaAGACAAAGTGCTGTAAGCACAattcatggacagacagcacGTCACTAActgggattttgaagagcaacgaccaaaccggcatctaacgggtctgaagtgacatctgcagctatgtttacatgctgttcaatgtgctgcagctgagcagctaattagctatctagctgttaactgacattagcggtgcacttttccccggttcatgtttgtttgttgactcgttcaacaagctgcaggacaagacgtgtgttcatgtttgtaagttatcatcaagttttgatgatgtggacacagaatgttgtttcattcattaccatgtttaaaagaggaaggtatcaggcctcatattgcaatttaatatAACAATTGAGCTTTGaacatttgatatattttaggatttcatttaaacatcttgaatgttgttccTACTACtaactgtttcctttttttttttttttttttttttttttttttttttttaaaggcgcGAGTGGAGCGACCAGTGAAGGACAACATATCCCAGAAACCCCCTGTCACACAAGTGCCACAGAAGCCAACCGATGGAGAGCCCACTGCCAAGCAGAACAACCTTCCTGCTCCAACACAACAAAGTAATCACAGCAGTCTGTCAGATGCAGAATACAAAGTCATCCAGAGCACAGTCTACTGCTTAACAACGAACAATTTAGCTTTACGATATTTCTCAGGGATACACCTTAAAATGTCTATAATTTTTTTATTGAGCCATGAATTCTGAGAGTGTCTTTCCACATCAGCCGTCTTTTAAAGTGTGTAACCACTGCTTTTGTGTTGATGGTCGGTTTAACATTATGGCATCTTAACAGCTTAAGCAGTTTTAACAGCCAAGCATCTGGGatttccttcattttcttttctttttttttaacgtaTTGAGCTGCTAAATAAGCTACAACACAAGTGACTGTCAAATCTCTGTGTCTCCAGCGCAGACATGGAGAGTtggacagcagctgctcatggctggttaTTTTGCttgtatttcttcttcattgtcATCCATCCAACTAGTCTGATAGTGATAGCTggtagtctttttttttttttttttttttttttttttaaatgtgtgttgaATAAATGACTTATTTATAACACACTACGTAGTCATATTTTCAAATCTCCAGTCAGCTTTTAGCACTGACTTAATGTAGGGCCCTATTGTGTTATCTTTTTAAAAGGGGGATATATGTTAATAACAAAGATTCGGAGGAACAATCAGGTAACGTCATTTATCTGAATTAGGCCCACAGGGCTAGCAGTATGTTTAACAGAGGCGTCTGAGCCATCACAGCACCTGCTCTCAACTCATCCTCACCACCTTCACATCCACACCTACAGTTCAAAGACAAAATCATTAAATCTGTTCTCAGCAGTGAGCCAAAGGGATGCGTGACCCTGCTGACTTGAAACAGCTTGTTCATCACTTATAAAAACTTTGAAAACTAATTTAAGAATCACATGTTTAGAGTTGTGTGACTCATCTCCTTCTTTTGTTTTCCCCCCACAGAAAAACCTGAGGAGAGCCAAGCGCCCAAgccagcaaagaagaagaaggcaagGAGAGAGACATGAGACCGAGTCCACTCTGCAGACCTCTGTATGCAAAAGACTTCATATCCTGTTTATGCAACACCTTTTATGAGAAGAACTTTGAGCTAAGGTCTACATGATGGACTTACCTTAAAACTTGTCTGGAAAATGAAACCAACTTTTAAGCAGGTCGAGTGTCAGCCGGTGGATCATTGAAAACTGAACCTAGATGCAGTGCAATCTAATGCGGTGTTAATGATTTTTCAGTATGCATTTGATACTCTGATTCTGTCTTCTAATTCCACTGAATCAAATAACTGATTGAAGGAGCATTATTGTAGTAATTAGAAACGTAGAAAATACTGATCATGTTTAGAAATTTGATGTTGTGGTGGCTAACGACTGGAGTTTACTGTGTAGAGAATGAAAACGGTCAACATGCATCAGGTCACCCCAACACTGGGCCGTGATGTTGACCTGGCCTTTGCTTTGCAGtcttttattttgctcttaacATTTGTGGGCCATGATGGTACAGTGAGCGCCGCTGCGAGAAAAGAGCGGACAGatcaaatgtttatttcaaCAGCAGCCTCAATGTCAGCGGTTACGGCTCAACAGGGTGTAAACATTTGTGACCTAAAGGAGACATGAGCATCGTAGGATGCAGAAAAGGGAATCATGTctgctctgtattttttttttttttttgttgcattattACGTGTGACGACGAAACATTTCAGCTGATTCACTCCATCTGGTTTGTCCCATGTCTGATGTTGTGCTGCGGTGTGTCGAGACAACTGTTTCCTTGCTGTTTTTACTATCTGTGACTGCTTTGTGGCCGGAGCATTGTGGGAGCCTCTGATCATAGATGTACCATTGCAGTGTCATCAACCTCTTCATCATTTTCCACCTGTGGTTGATTCAAAAGTCTTCAGAACCTTTTGTAAAACCTgtttgtaataaaagaaaagttaaagcCATAtgtaaaaagactaaataaagGCCAGTTTTTCTATATTCAGGCTTCTTTtgcaaggattttttttttatgtcactaAGCCACTACTGCGTGAAGATTAATGAGACAGGATGACAGTCACCAGGCAGGTCATTTGTGCTGTCAGTCAAAGAAATCTAATGCTCAAATGATTTTAATCATCAGTACAAATAGATTTTCATGAGCTGTCAGGTTGAAGCTTCAGGCTTGCCAGCTGCCCTTGAGgaaattaaaaagaacaaagatTAGGCCATTaatataattcataatttcatGGGAAATCCGTAAAAGAGGAGTGCGTCATAGTTAGACTAAAGGAGGAGGAATATGTAAACAGTGCTATGGGACTGTCTAAATGTGCGACCTGTAATTTCTGGACTGAAAGTACTTAATTTGAGCCTCCTCTCTGTAACTTTCTGGAAATGACGGGTTACATCACCGGATCTGATCCTATCTCATCTGTCACACGCTCCCGTGTTTGTGAGCAGGACGCAGTGAGCCGCTGTTCAGCTGCGTCAAGTTGCCAGACATGATGAGAGGAATACCGGAAGTAAGATGTTGACGTCAAAATAATCGCGTAATGTCAAACCATCACTACTAGTAATACTGGTCTTAAGAAGTCAACATTGCATCACCCCTTTTACAACTGAGGTGACCTTTGATGGCCACGCtggacatttttcatgtgttgagAGAAAGACTAGGCAATATGTAAAGCTAAAACAACTAGCTGATTGACTTAAAAGCTGCAACTATTTTTGATAATTATATAtcattttacaagcaaaaatggccacaaaaatgtttttggttttatgtgatacaaaacaagcaatataaGTCATctcatttgtgacattttatagattaaacaattaaCCAAGAAAATACCAattagattaattaataatagaGGTGAAATgagtaatcaattaatcaagtagTTAATTAGAGCAGCCAGACAGACACTGGTGCCAGCTTTTAGATATGAAAGATTTATTGCTGTTCTGCAGTTATTAGGctactgttgttgctgctgtcacaGGTATATTATAGTTgatgaaaatttgtttttttttagacaaaacaagcaatatgaaGGATTGGATTCTGGCAAATTATGAGCTTTGTTTtaatagacaaaatgattaattgatttattgaaaaaTCAGTCAGCATTTTCATTGTTGCAGGCAGCTCTTATAATGAAATCTATGCCAgtataaatgatgatgatgaatgagaCAAATATGGTTTGTAATAGACCATTCAAACCAACCTAGTGTGtaattttccatctttataCTTTTCAGAATCAGGCAGGTTTAACAGCCTGTGACATATTGCTATAtgtagaggagaggaaaaatgcATCACATGCAGCATATTATGGGATGCACCACTGCAAATGGAAGACATATGATCCTATATCTGCAATGCATCTAGTTAATAATgggaaaatgtcattttgccCAAAGACACAGTTGTTTAATGTCCCATGATAAACATGTTTGTTACACTTGATgctacaaatgaaaacacaacacaagttTATTATCAGGGTTTTATTTTGAATCCGGAAGTTATATTTTACCTGACGCTGACTTAACGCTGACTTGACGCTGGCCGCTCCGCTCCGTTAAGCTGCTCACGGTGATAAGTAACGGACAGGTCAGAGGCAGGCGGATCCTGTTCGTCATTCCTCAGCGGAGGACGGACGCGGAGCGGACGTAGCTGGGACAGCGGACTCTCCTCTTCACACACAACAggcaggatgatgatgatgatgtcccCGTGGGACCGCTGGTACTCCaccagctgctgtctgtgttgCCATGTCCGCACAGGAACCATCATCCTGGGCGTCTGGTACATGGTGAGCACCGCCTATCTGTCTGTCACTCACTGCATCCATCAGGGAAAACATGACCTCATCAGAAACGACTTATTATATATTCAGGATTTTATGATCTAATCtgcattttgtatgtttttcatcATTATAAACATCTTGATTCTACTTATgattatttatcttttagttTATTTACTTGTAGAGGCGAATATAGAAAAAAGTAGAACAAATCTTAAATTAACATGAGgttaaatttgtttttggaCTGAATGAAATATGTTGCCTTGATTATGTGTCATTCAAATctaaatgttgaaaatgaatgaattgtcAGTTGTGTTCAATGCACCAGTCTGTCAGTGTGAGCATGCAGCAGGAGAGGGTTAACTAAACCAAACACCACATGTGGAAAAATCCTCTGTCCTCCCTATGAATAAATTAGCAGCGGGCCTCTTCAGGTAGCAGGTTTTGTGTCAGGCTGCCTATTGACTGCAGAGAATTTTCCATTACATTCACCTGATCAATGGGGATGTATGAGTCATCTGCATAA
This sequence is a window from Thunnus thynnus chromosome 10, fThuThy2.1, whole genome shotgun sequence. Protein-coding genes within it:
- the LOC137191914 gene encoding protein LYRIC-like isoform X2: MEPWQDAASQQVKLLTARLNELLSKGLGLLRSELGVDLGLKPELIPPWVILLAACTGLVLMVALWASACRALFKKSPAVNPVDDGVEIKRSASKPVKSEEPKKKKKKAEKKSQPNGRAVAEPQEDAIVSEEIVVPHHQPPPPEAKADKASEVKKSKKKAKQTVKETKTVTADGKEPEEGTWETKVSNKEKREQRKKDKSSSDGSASPGGGNTPVSAPPEQPKASAAPPPASQKKKKGESTKAKAEKVEAVVAQVNSSEAAPVAAGVTDMAVKVPSLTAAPKTGPWTTSREPASLWRAEIDESWTVIDRGMQTTDLNLVSFTKLGVEPKPVGDLPWLSQPRVDDEWSGLNGGSVDPSSDWNAPSEAWGNYEEPTPVPAHAQEQPLPEPAKVNLLSAAADDDEDEKDKGEPAADGAAKTKKKKKKKKKAAEEGGAGQGEVPEKEAAPAAPVKKQPAPVQENTAAVQPVKAAAVEARVERPVKDNISQKPPVTQVPQKPTDGEPTAKQNNLPAPTQQKKPEESQAPKPAKKKKARRET
- the LOC137191914 gene encoding protein LYRIC-like isoform X1; translation: MEPWQDAASQQVKLLTARLNELLSKGLGLLRSELGVDLGLKPELIPPWVILLAACTGLVLMVALWASACRALFKKSPAVNPVDDGVEIKRSASKPVKSEEPKKKKKKAEKKSQPNGRAVAEPQEDAIVSEEIVVPHHQPPPPEAKADKASEVKKSKKKAKQTVKETKTVTADGKEPEEGTWETKVSNKEKREQRKKDKSSSDGSASPGGGNTPVSAPPEQPKASAAPPPASQKKKKGESTKAKAEKVEAVVAQVNSSEAAPVAAGVTDMAVKVPSLTAAPKTGPWTTSREPASLWRAEIDESWTVIDRGMQTTDLNLVSFTKLGVEPKPVGDLPWLSQPRVDDEWSGLNGGSVDPSSDWNAPSEAWGNYEEPTPVPAHAQEQPLPEPAKVNLLSAAADDDEDEKDKGEPAADGAAKTKKKKKKKKKAAEEGGAGQGEVPEKEAAPAAPVKKQPAPVQENTAAVQPVKAAAVEARVERPVKDNISQKPPVTQVPQKPTDGEPTAKQNNLPAPTQQSNHSREPSAQASKEEEGKERDMRPSPLCRPLYAKDFISCLCNTFYEKNFELRST